In the Persephonella hydrogeniphila genome, one interval contains:
- a CDS encoding HAMP domain-containing protein, with protein MEKRKSILNEISLIILGGSVLGSLFVGILVYFLLSSSGVPDAPLKAVYSTIIIQIAFLIPVYLIRLLIDKYIVSKIKEVSKALQEVSTGNLDYKIKAEGNDELAELAESFERMRLSMKTIMEKLEEGEI; from the coding sequence ATGGAAAAGAGAAAGTCTATTCTCAATGAGATATCCCTGATAATTTTGGGGGGTTCAGTATTAGGCTCTCTGTTTGTAGGTATTTTAGTATATTTTCTGTTGAGCTCTTCAGGTGTTCCTGATGCACCACTGAAAGCTGTATACTCCACTATAATCATACAGATAGCCTTTTTAATTCCTGTTTATCTAATACGGTTGCTGATAGACAAGTATATTGTTTCCAAAATAAAAGAAGTATCTAAAGCTCTTCAGGAAGTAAGTACAGGGAACTTAGATTACAAGATAAAAGCAGAAGGGAACGATGAACTTGCAGAGCTCGCAGAATCTTTTGAGAGAATGAGACTGAGCATGAAAACAATAATGGAAAAGTTAGAAGAGGGGGAAATTTAA
- a CDS encoding DUF4149 domain-containing protein codes for MNRLLDTLILLLLGVLVGFNIFFSFIVAPLLFSNFEHRTAGEITNVIFPYYFGSGWIIGIVIYTLLGIKSFKDKEIIKKYRGFVIGIFILVITHMALHKTVLPVARSINIQYYRELEEGNKEKALELKSKFKTVHGISSGINLFNLALEIYLFQYYFLRERKLKKA; via the coding sequence TTGAATAGATTATTAGACACTTTAATTTTACTGCTGTTAGGAGTACTTGTAGGTTTTAATATATTTTTCTCTTTTATTGTTGCACCTTTACTTTTTTCCAATTTTGAACATAGAACCGCAGGGGAGATAACAAATGTTATCTTCCCCTATTACTTTGGTTCTGGTTGGATTATAGGTATTGTTATCTATACATTACTTGGTATCAAATCATTTAAAGATAAAGAGATAATAAAAAAGTATAGGGGCTTTGTAATAGGTATTTTTATCCTTGTTATAACACACATGGCACTTCATAAAACGGTTTTACCTGTAGCAAGGAGCATCAATATTCAGTATTATCGGGAATTAGAAGAAGGAAATAAAGAAAAAGCATTAGAATTAAAATCAAAATTCAAGACAGTCCATGGGATATCAAGTGGAATAAATCTATTCAACCTTGCCCTTGAAATCTATCTGTTTCAATATTATTTCTTAAGAGAGAGAAAACTAAAGAAAGCTTAA
- the ndk gene encoding nucleoside-diphosphate kinase yields MSVERTLMLIKPDAVKKGVEGKIIAHVQEKGFKLVALKKLKLTKEQAGQFYYVHRERPFYDELCEFMSSGPIVAMVWEGENAIERIREIMGATNPEEAEEGTLRKLYGTNIGENAVHGSDSKESAEFEIPFFFSRLEIVE; encoded by the coding sequence ATGTCTGTAGAAAGAACACTTATGTTAATTAAACCTGACGCAGTCAAAAAGGGTGTAGAAGGTAAAATAATAGCCCATGTACAGGAGAAAGGATTTAAACTTGTAGCCTTAAAAAAGTTGAAGCTAACAAAAGAACAGGCAGGTCAGTTTTATTATGTACACAGAGAAAGACCTTTTTATGATGAATTATGTGAATTTATGTCTTCTGGTCCTATAGTTGCTATGGTATGGGAAGGAGAGAATGCGATTGAAAGGATAAGGGAGATAATGGGCGCTACAAATCCGGAGGAAGCAGAAGAAGGAACTCTGAGAAAATTATACGGTACAAATATAGGAGAAAATGCTGTTCACGGCTCTGATTCTAAAGAATCAGCAGAGTTTGAAATTCCTTTTTTCTTCAGCAGGTTAGAGATAGTTGAATAG
- a CDS encoding sodium-dependent transporter, with amino-acid sequence MIVKREHWGSRIGLILAVAGNAIGLGNFLRFPVQAADNGGGAFMIPYMIFLILLGIPLLWIEWALGRFGGARGHGTAVAVFDYLWKNPVAKYIGFLGVLIPLAVVVYYTYIESWTLLYSFFSLVGGLPSTPLTADVKDYLEPFKHFLIEKTGENSEGIILTPAVETYIFFLITLIINLYILYRGVSAGIEKVAKIAMPLIFIMAILLMIRVFTLTSPDGRNFLDGLGFLWNPDFSALTNPKVWLAAAGQVFFTLSVGFGAILTYASYIKPKDDIALNGLAGASVNEFAEVILGGSIAIVASVIFFGITATASIASEGAFNLGFMALPAIFANIPYGQFFSFIWFLLLFFAGVTSSIALSQPAIAFLEDEFGLSREKSVGILGVFLFVSSHIPIFIKGALGEIDFWVGTLGLVIFALFEAVIFFWIYDSKKAWEELTRDNDIKIPGVFYYIMKYIAPGFLVIILISWSIEFLPSTLSKTDPGAWIARIFLFVMIILGFVLIKKAWERKNGRAPS; translated from the coding sequence ATGATAGTAAAAAGGGAACATTGGGGCAGTCGTATTGGTCTTATACTTGCAGTAGCAGGTAATGCTATAGGATTAGGAAACTTTTTGAGATTTCCCGTTCAGGCCGCTGATAATGGAGGCGGTGCTTTTATGATACCTTACATGATTTTTCTTATTCTTCTTGGTATACCTCTTCTATGGATAGAATGGGCTCTGGGAAGATTTGGAGGAGCAAGGGGACATGGTACAGCAGTAGCTGTTTTTGACTATCTGTGGAAAAATCCGGTGGCAAAGTATATTGGTTTTTTAGGAGTTTTGATACCTCTTGCTGTGGTGGTTTACTACACTTACATAGAATCATGGACACTCCTGTACAGCTTTTTCAGTCTTGTAGGTGGACTGCCATCTACACCATTAACAGCAGATGTAAAGGATTATTTAGAACCTTTTAAACATTTCCTAATAGAAAAAACAGGAGAGAACTCAGAAGGCATAATTCTAACACCTGCAGTCGAAACATATATATTTTTTCTGATAACACTAATTATAAATCTTTACATTCTTTACAGGGGGGTAAGTGCAGGTATAGAAAAAGTAGCAAAAATTGCGATGCCTCTTATATTCATAATGGCTATTTTGCTTATGATTAGAGTATTTACATTAACATCACCTGATGGAAGAAACTTTTTAGATGGTTTAGGATTTCTGTGGAACCCTGATTTTTCAGCCCTGACCAATCCTAAAGTATGGCTTGCAGCTGCAGGTCAGGTCTTTTTTACACTTAGTGTCGGTTTCGGTGCTATTTTAACCTATGCATCATACATAAAACCAAAGGATGATATAGCCTTAAACGGTCTTGCAGGAGCATCTGTTAATGAATTTGCCGAAGTTATATTAGGTGGTTCTATAGCTATAGTTGCATCTGTTATATTCTTCGGGATAACAGCAACAGCTTCTATAGCAAGTGAAGGGGCTTTCAATCTTGGATTTATGGCACTTCCTGCCATTTTTGCTAATATTCCGTACGGTCAGTTTTTCAGTTTTATATGGTTTTTACTTTTATTTTTTGCAGGAGTAACCTCCTCAATAGCTTTATCCCAGCCAGCAATAGCCTTTTTAGAGGATGAATTCGGTCTTTCCAGAGAAAAGTCTGTTGGTATACTGGGAGTTTTTCTTTTTGTATCTTCACATATACCTATTTTTATTAAAGGAGCTCTGGGAGAGATAGATTTCTGGGTAGGCACATTGGGCCTTGTTATCTTTGCTCTTTTTGAAGCTGTTATATTTTTTTGGATTTATGATTCTAAAAAGGCGTGGGAAGAGCTTACAAGGGATAACGATATCAAAATTCCCGGTGTTTTTTATTACATAATGAAATACATAGCTCCCGGATTTCTTGTAATTATTCTAATATCCTGGTCTATAGAATTTTTACCTTCTACTCTTTCAAAAACAGATCCGGGAGCATGGATAGCACGGATATTCCTATTCGTAATGATAATTTTAGGATTCGTACTAATAAAAAAAGCATGGGAGAGAAAAAATGGAAGGGCACCTTCTTAA
- the hemA gene encoding glutamyl-tRNA reductase encodes MEIFAVGLNYKTAPVEVREKLAISEDNYPDILDRINRIPTVFESCILSTCNRVEIYGISDNPEESYSDILKILSSYSGLKVEELKKHVFLYTDKDAIRHIFNVSSSLDSMVIGEPQIVCQFKDSFTKARELKTVKHVMTRLFDKAMNVSKKIRTSTGISKRAVSISYAAIELAKKIFGDLTDKNVLLLGAGEMAELAARHLASSGVKHIFVSNRTFEKAVQLADEFGGSAIRFNKFFEFLPEADIIIVSTGAKEPILRKEHFKNIDKERHGKPVFIIDISVPRNVSDDVNELENVFLYNIDDLKMVVDRNLEERKIAAESAKILIDEEVAKFDRWLKQLQVNPVIAKVRNYADEIREAQLERLFRDMPYLNEKERENIDLAVRAIINKILHRPTMYIKDRATKENSEVYINIFDEMFSSKWDLRRKLKSEKKGKKSEK; translated from the coding sequence ATGGAGATTTTTGCGGTAGGGTTAAATTATAAAACGGCTCCGGTAGAGGTCAGGGAAAAACTTGCTATATCAGAAGATAATTATCCTGATATATTAGACAGGATAAACAGAATACCTACAGTATTTGAAAGCTGTATACTATCAACCTGCAACAGGGTTGAAATTTACGGAATTTCAGACAATCCAGAAGAGTCTTATTCCGATATACTGAAAATCCTTTCTTCTTATTCAGGACTAAAAGTTGAAGAACTGAAAAAGCATGTTTTTCTGTATACAGACAAGGACGCGATAAGACATATCTTCAATGTATCATCAAGCCTTGATTCAATGGTAATCGGAGAACCTCAGATAGTCTGTCAGTTCAAAGATTCTTTTACAAAAGCCAGAGAACTTAAAACAGTAAAGCATGTAATGACAAGGCTTTTTGATAAAGCAATGAATGTATCTAAAAAAATCAGAACTTCTACAGGAATCAGTAAAAGAGCCGTATCTATAAGTTATGCCGCTATAGAGCTTGCAAAAAAAATATTTGGAGACCTTACAGACAAAAATGTGCTCCTGCTTGGTGCGGGAGAGATGGCAGAGCTTGCAGCAAGACATCTGGCATCTTCCGGTGTGAAACATATTTTTGTGTCTAACAGAACCTTTGAGAAGGCTGTACAGCTTGCTGATGAATTTGGAGGTTCTGCCATCAGATTTAACAAGTTTTTCGAGTTTTTACCTGAAGCAGATATCATCATAGTTTCCACAGGAGCAAAAGAGCCTATTTTGAGAAAGGAGCATTTTAAAAACATAGATAAAGAAAGACACGGAAAACCGGTTTTTATAATTGATATATCTGTTCCCAGAAATGTTTCTGATGATGTTAATGAGCTTGAAAATGTGTTCCTTTACAATATTGATGATCTTAAGATGGTTGTAGACAGGAATTTAGAAGAGAGGAAGATAGCTGCAGAATCTGCAAAAATACTTATTGATGAAGAGGTGGCAAAATTTGATAGATGGTTAAAGCAGCTTCAGGTAAATCCTGTCATCGCAAAAGTTAGGAATTATGCTGATGAAATAAGGGAAGCTCAGCTGGAGAGATTATTCAGGGATATGCCTTATCTGAACGAAAAAGAGAGAGAGAATATTGATCTTGCAGTCAGAGCTATAATAAACAAAATTCTGCATAGACCTACAATGTATATAAAAGACAGAGCTACAAAAGAGAACAGTGAGGTTTATATCAATATATTTGATGAGATGTTCAGTTCAAAATGGGATTTAAGAAGAAAGCTTAAATCTGAGAAAAAAGGCAAAAAAAGTGAGAAGTAA
- the lptC gene encoding LPS export ABC transporter periplasmic protein LptC, producing MRSKILSYTLVFFLLILLFSQISQIYEKSYIKNVEYESGEIEDFILTGINTDKYVMSGKRIREQNNKFLIDGFNLSYIKGDENVFIKAKKGIYRTDKDILDLIGDVKIISKDLSIDTQVLKIFVKERRAFNTEPVKLYSQNMETYGNNIFINLKTELLKLENVKTVYRGM from the coding sequence GTGAGAAGTAAGATACTTTCTTATACCCTTGTTTTTTTTCTGCTAATTCTTCTTTTCAGTCAGATATCCCAGATTTATGAAAAATCCTATATAAAAAATGTAGAGTATGAGAGTGGTGAGATAGAAGATTTTATTCTGACTGGAATAAATACCGACAAGTATGTGATGTCCGGAAAAAGGATAAGAGAACAGAACAACAAATTTTTGATAGACGGGTTTAATCTGAGTTATATAAAAGGAGATGAAAACGTTTTTATAAAAGCTAAAAAGGGTATATACAGAACTGACAAAGATATTCTTGATCTTATAGGAGATGTTAAAATAATTTCAAAGGATTTGTCTATTGATACACAGGTTCTCAAGATTTTTGTTAAAGAAAGAAGGGCTTTTAATACAGAGCCTGTAAAACTTTATTCTCAGAATATGGAAACTTATGGGAATAATATTTTTATAAATCTGAAAACAGAACTGCTTAAATTAGAAAATGTTAAGACAGTGTACAGAGGTATGTAA
- the lptA gene encoding lipopolysaccharide transport periplasmic protein LptA translates to MVRVFLIFFLILGFAYAEKSEKPIVIEADTLEYIKNKQMILYKGNVVVKKEDFTLKSDTLKIFLDEKGDIQKIIALGDVRFVKGNRKGKSDRAEYYKNKNYIILIGNAELQQDNNVIEGDEIIYYIDTEKAEVIGKNKRVRTIFFPEEKGSKK, encoded by the coding sequence ATGGTAAGAGTTTTTCTTATCTTTTTCCTGATTTTGGGATTTGCTTATGCTGAAAAATCAGAAAAACCTATAGTTATAGAAGCCGATACACTTGAGTATATAAAAAATAAACAGATGATTTTGTATAAAGGAAATGTTGTAGTTAAAAAAGAGGATTTTACATTAAAATCAGATACATTGAAGATATTTTTAGACGAAAAAGGAGATATACAAAAAATTATTGCTCTGGGAGATGTGAGGTTCGTAAAAGGTAACAGAAAAGGAAAAAGCGACAGAGCAGAGTATTATAAAAATAAAAATTACATAATTCTTATAGGCAATGCAGAACTCCAGCAGGATAATAATGTTATAGAAGGAGACGAAATTATTTACTATATAGATACAGAAAAGGCAGAAGTAATAGGGAAAAACAAAAGGGTTAGAACTATATTCTTTCCTGAAGAGAAAGGAAGTAAAAAATGA
- a CDS encoding ExeA family protein, translating to MTYLEFFGLKEDPFKITPDYRYFYPSKSHRIAENLLKYVVTHGEGFCVIIGEPGTGKTTVVRKFINSLSDDIIYALILTPKLEPEEFLKVVLDDLGVHIEADSKHDLLKKFREFLEKKVSEGKKVLIIVDEAQNLPEETLEELRLLSNLETANEKLVQIILLGQPELDEKLKLPQLRQLNQRITNKIKLMPLTEDETFRYIYHRLAVAGKGNIKFKDSAIKKIHKYSKGIPRVINILASRSLMSAFMTGSFVIKPENVDAAKETLNPDIVLNSSIDYFTKGKLLIYSLIIANLIGIMYLLYRLMYTEG from the coding sequence ATGACATACCTTGAGTTTTTTGGGCTTAAAGAAGATCCTTTTAAAATAACCCCAGATTACAGATATTTTTATCCTTCCAAATCCCACAGGATAGCAGAAAATTTACTTAAATATGTTGTTACCCATGGAGAAGGCTTCTGTGTTATCATCGGAGAACCGGGAACAGGTAAAACAACAGTAGTAAGAAAATTTATAAACTCTTTGTCAGATGACATTATATATGCCCTTATACTGACACCGAAACTTGAACCAGAAGAATTTCTGAAAGTTGTTCTTGATGATCTTGGTGTGCATATAGAGGCAGACTCAAAACATGATCTATTAAAAAAGTTTAGGGAGTTTTTAGAAAAAAAGGTTTCAGAAGGAAAAAAAGTTTTGATAATTGTTGACGAGGCTCAAAACCTTCCTGAAGAAACACTTGAAGAGCTAAGACTTTTATCTAACCTTGAAACAGCGAATGAGAAGCTGGTTCAGATAATACTATTAGGACAGCCTGAGTTAGATGAAAAGCTAAAACTTCCACAGCTCAGACAGCTTAATCAGAGGATAACCAATAAAATAAAGCTTATGCCTCTTACCGAAGATGAAACATTCAGATACATTTACCACAGGCTCGCTGTAGCTGGAAAGGGAAATATAAAATTTAAAGATTCTGCCATAAAAAAGATACATAAATACTCAAAGGGAATACCGAGAGTAATAAATATTCTGGCATCAAGATCGTTGATGTCTGCATTTATGACAGGATCCTTTGTTATAAAACCAGAAAATGTAGACGCTGCAAAAGAAACATTAAATCCAGATATTGTTTTAAACAGTTCAATTGATTACTTTACAAAGGGGAAACTTCTTATATACTCGTTGATTATAGCCAACCTAATAGGTATTATGTATTTACTCTATAGATTAATGTATACAGAGGGTTAG
- the aroA gene encoding 3-phosphoshikimate 1-carboxyvinyltransferase, protein MEKEIHKVRSIKGILRVPSDKSISHRSIILTSMANGISTVRNFLKAGDTLTTVNVYRKLGIKIEEDKGVIKVHGKGLKGFKEPEDVLDMGNSGTTTRLSLGVLAGQKIFAVLTGDESLRKRPMKRVAEPLRQMNALIDGRKGGELLPLSVRGSDLKGIKFFNEKASAQVKSALLIAGLNAEGNTTVEESYKSRDHTEKMLKAMGADIQIKEGNIYSVSVNRTEKLFPVDIEVPADPSSAAFFAAAAAIVPDSEIVLKDVLVNPTRDGFFRKLKEMGADIEYTNVREKTGEPVADIIVRYSPYLKSVKVSKKEIPSMVDEIPVLAIVATQAEGETVITGASELRVKESDRIKAVVENLKKIGIEAVELDDGMIIKGKQKIKGGYVDSFKDHRIAMAFSILGLIAEEGIKIKDADCAYISYPEFFEHLQNVVQK, encoded by the coding sequence ATGGAAAAGGAGATACATAAAGTTCGTTCTATAAAGGGGATCTTAAGGGTTCCGTCAGATAAATCCATATCCCACAGATCGATTATTCTTACCTCTATGGCTAATGGTATCAGCACAGTAAGAAACTTTCTAAAAGCTGGAGACACTCTTACCACTGTTAATGTGTACAGAAAGTTGGGGATAAAGATAGAAGAAGATAAAGGGGTTATCAAAGTACACGGTAAAGGTCTAAAGGGTTTTAAAGAGCCTGAAGATGTGCTTGATATGGGAAATTCTGGAACAACAACAAGACTTTCTTTAGGTGTCCTTGCTGGTCAGAAGATTTTTGCTGTTTTGACAGGAGATGAAAGTCTTAGAAAAAGACCTATGAAAAGAGTAGCAGAACCACTTAGACAGATGAACGCATTAATAGACGGGAGAAAAGGAGGAGAACTTCTTCCTTTATCTGTAAGGGGTTCAGATCTAAAAGGTATTAAATTTTTTAATGAGAAGGCAAGTGCACAGGTAAAATCTGCGCTACTAATAGCTGGTTTAAATGCTGAAGGAAATACAACTGTCGAAGAGAGTTATAAATCCAGAGATCATACAGAAAAGATGCTTAAAGCTATGGGGGCTGATATACAGATTAAAGAAGGAAATATATACTCTGTTAGTGTAAACAGAACAGAAAAACTGTTTCCAGTAGATATAGAAGTTCCTGCAGATCCTTCTTCTGCTGCATTTTTTGCTGCAGCTGCAGCTATAGTACCTGATTCAGAGATTGTACTGAAAGATGTGCTTGTAAATCCTACAAGAGATGGATTTTTCAGAAAGCTAAAAGAAATGGGAGCCGATATAGAGTATACAAATGTGAGGGAAAAAACAGGAGAGCCTGTTGCAGATATAATAGTGAGGTATTCTCCTTATTTAAAATCTGTAAAAGTTTCAAAAAAAGAAATACCTTCCATGGTAGACGAAATTCCTGTCCTTGCGATAGTTGCAACACAGGCAGAAGGAGAAACAGTTATAACCGGAGCATCAGAACTCAGGGTAAAGGAAAGTGATAGAATAAAAGCTGTAGTAGAAAATCTTAAAAAAATAGGAATTGAAGCTGTAGAACTTGATGATGGAATGATAATTAAAGGAAAACAGAAAATTAAAGGTGGGTATGTTGACAGCTTTAAAGATCACCGGATAGCTATGGCTTTTAGTATTCTTGGTCTCATAGCTGAAGAAGGAATAAAGATAAAAGATGCAGACTGTGCGTATATTTCTTATCCTGAATTTTTTGAGCATTTACAGAATGTAGTTCAGAAGTAG
- a CDS encoding LptF/LptG family permease, with protein sequence MKILYRYLSFNIIKYFFILVGFFSVIIVSSQLLHLPSILYHAGIIKFFQILIFVNLSFLKYQLLFGFFIAAVIVGYTIRENREIYAIYSSGVSKKQLLYPVFFVSILFFILSIFISFIVVPYANRERAQFITLNVKKHILDSIVEKNFMKLSDDITIYVHEKDENRMRYIFIHNRKKRVTITAEEANFSDNRLILKNGYIQLPSQDGFNLLKFEKYRFVLDVKYIKKYEFEDLENKILLKIIKENRKLKNRALAVLTDRAFYGIPFVFVGVLGFFMGIQLYKSRDTLISIAVIISILYLVMNTYFIKLIQKGSINPVIYGVMLIIYFGILTAYFYKKR encoded by the coding sequence ATGAAAATCCTTTACAGATACCTGAGTTTTAATATTATTAAATATTTTTTCATACTGGTAGGCTTTTTCTCAGTTATTATTGTATCCTCGCAGCTTTTACATCTTCCTTCTATTCTGTACCACGCAGGTATCATTAAATTTTTCCAAATTCTGATTTTTGTTAACCTTTCCTTTTTGAAATATCAGCTGTTATTTGGTTTTTTTATAGCTGCAGTTATAGTAGGTTATACCATAAGAGAAAATCGGGAAATATACGCCATATACTCTTCAGGGGTCAGTAAAAAACAGCTCCTATATCCTGTTTTTTTTGTATCTATTCTGTTTTTCATACTTTCAATCTTTATCAGTTTTATAGTGGTACCCTATGCAAATAGAGAAAGAGCACAGTTTATAACTCTAAATGTGAAAAAGCATATCTTAGACTCTATTGTTGAGAAAAACTTTATGAAATTATCTGACGATATCACTATTTATGTTCATGAAAAAGATGAAAATAGAATGAGATATATTTTTATACACAATAGAAAAAAAAGAGTAACAATAACAGCAGAAGAAGCTAATTTTTCAGATAACAGATTAATCTTGAAAAATGGGTATATACAGCTTCCTTCCCAAGATGGTTTTAATCTTCTTAAGTTTGAAAAGTACAGATTTGTATTGGATGTGAAGTATATAAAGAAATACGAATTTGAAGATCTTGAGAATAAAATACTCCTTAAAATAATAAAAGAAAATAGAAAATTGAAAAACAGAGCTTTAGCTGTTCTGACAGACAGAGCTTTTTACGGTATTCCCTTTGTTTTTGTAGGAGTTCTTGGTTTTTTTATGGGAATTCAGCTGTATAAGAGCAGAGATACACTTATAAGTATTGCTGTAATTATATCCATTCTTTATCTTGTGATGAACACATACTTTATTAAGCTTATCCAGAAAGGAAGCATAAACCCTGTTATATACGGTGTAATGCTTATTATTTATTTTGGAATTCTAACAGCATATTTTTACAAAAAAAGATAA
- the mltG gene encoding endolytic transglycosylase MltG: MIRYFLFFLAAIFLSIGASLYIQVSKKEFIEPTEIYIPKGSTIEEIGEILKKNRVIKNKTVFELYSRIKNKPLKYGYYRFEGSLSIKDVWEVLYRGKERLFRFTIIPGEDLLDIGKKLEREGFIKKGIFYSFVFDKKNLKRYKLEGDSFEGYFPPETYFFRKNPDITEIVETFLQVFKKKYTPILEKAGVNGLSPYQIMIIASLVEKETSILEEKPIIAGVIINRLRKNMKLQIDPTVIYALKLSGVWNGNLTKKNMGINSPYNTYLYKGLPPTPISSFSIETLKSVVHYKKTDYLYFFSKDGKRHIFSENYKEHIRKMTR; encoded by the coding sequence ATGATCAGATATTTTTTATTTTTTTTAGCCGCCATTTTTCTTTCTATTGGCGCATCTTTGTATATTCAAGTAAGCAAAAAAGAGTTTATAGAACCAACAGAGATATACATTCCAAAAGGAAGCACTATTGAAGAGATAGGAGAAATTCTCAAAAAAAACAGAGTAATAAAAAACAAAACAGTTTTTGAACTGTACTCAAGGATAAAAAATAAACCTTTAAAGTACGGTTATTATAGATTTGAAGGTTCTCTCAGCATAAAAGATGTGTGGGAGGTTTTATACAGAGGAAAGGAGAGGTTATTCAGATTTACTATTATTCCCGGGGAAGATCTACTTGATATTGGAAAAAAGTTAGAAAGGGAAGGTTTTATAAAAAAAGGGATCTTTTACAGCTTTGTTTTTGACAAAAAAAATCTGAAAAGGTATAAATTAGAAGGAGATTCATTTGAGGGATACTTTCCTCCAGAAACTTACTTTTTCAGAAAAAATCCAGATATAACAGAAATTGTTGAGACTTTTTTACAGGTCTTCAAAAAGAAATATACTCCCATTTTAGAAAAAGCAGGTGTAAACGGTTTATCCCCATACCAGATAATGATAATAGCATCTTTAGTTGAGAAGGAGACATCTATTTTAGAAGAGAAACCTATAATAGCAGGAGTAATAATAAACAGACTGAGAAAAAATATGAAACTCCAGATAGACCCTACAGTGATATACGCCCTCAAACTATCTGGAGTGTGGAATGGAAATCTAACCAAAAAGAATATGGGTATAAATTCTCCTTACAACACATACCTCTATAAAGGGCTCCCTCCAACGCCTATATCAAGTTTTTCTATAGAGACTCTGAAATCAGTTGTGCATTACAAAAAGACAGATTATCTGTACTTCTTTTCTAAAGACGGTAAGAGGCATATTTTTTCTGAGAATTATAAAGAGCATATAAGAAAAATGACCAGGTAA
- the ruvX gene encoding Holliday junction resolvase RuvX has translation MKKRVLALDVGDKRIGVAYSDPLGISANPLPAIEKDKKVFEKIRDIVDNYQIGTVVIGLPLTLKGEEGEQAKKTRKFAQKLKEYLPDIEIKFVDERFTTALAERQLRETTKKSKRKQKIDSVSAVYILKTYLDSTQIQ, from the coding sequence ATGAAAAAAAGAGTTCTTGCGCTTGATGTAGGAGATAAAAGGATAGGGGTCGCTTACAGTGACCCCCTTGGTATTTCTGCCAATCCACTACCTGCTATTGAGAAAGATAAGAAAGTCTTTGAAAAGATCAGGGATATTGTAGATAATTATCAGATAGGAACAGTAGTTATAGGACTTCCTCTAACTTTGAAAGGAGAAGAAGGAGAACAGGCTAAAAAAACTAGAAAATTTGCACAGAAGCTCAAGGAATATCTGCCTGATATAGAGATAAAATTTGTTGATGAAAGATTTACCACTGCACTGGCAGAAAGACAGCTTAGGGAAACGACAAAAAAATCCAAAAGAAAACAAAAGATAGACTCTGTTTCTGCTGTTTACATTCTCAAAACATACCTTGACAGTACCCAGATACAATGA
- a CDS encoding YgaP family membrane protein, giving the protein MMGFWDAVVRVIVGVILIWLGIEKGGAFVIAEVFGFILLFTAVIAYCPLYKLAGISSRCEECEPA; this is encoded by the coding sequence ATGATGGGTTTTTGGGACGCAGTGGTTAGAGTTATCGTGGGGGTTATCCTAATATGGCTTGGTATTGAAAAAGGTGGAGCTTTTGTGATCGCTGAGGTTTTCGGTTTTATTCTCCTGTTTACAGCTGTTATAGCTTACTGCCCACTCTATAAACTTGCTGGTATTTCATCAAGATGTGAGGAATGTGAACCGGCTTGA